The Saccharomonospora glauca K62 genome has a segment encoding these proteins:
- a CDS encoding Fic family protein encodes MSDPLAPLMELGGVADAAKRAQDAVFAVHRLPANLRGGSATAAEASVRAARASAALDGADPELPEDGTVTDAVLAGALRVAEATESLLPTWRRAPLQVLARMHVLAAADLTDDPDALGRPRVDGGSEVAQRLELLAQFVTGATAVPGPVTTAVVHGELLTLRPFGSADGVLARAAARLAMIATGLDPKALTVPEVACFRRQRRYEDAARAFASGEPDGVREWLLFCCEAFEAGAREAKSIADAATP; translated from the coding sequence ATGAGCGACCCACTCGCACCGCTGATGGAACTCGGCGGTGTCGCCGACGCCGCGAAGCGCGCCCAGGACGCCGTGTTCGCCGTCCACCGGTTACCCGCCAACCTGCGTGGCGGCTCGGCCACTGCGGCGGAGGCGTCGGTGAGGGCCGCGCGGGCGTCCGCCGCACTCGACGGAGCCGATCCGGAACTGCCCGAGGACGGGACGGTGACCGACGCCGTGCTCGCGGGAGCGCTGCGGGTGGCCGAGGCGACCGAGTCGTTGCTGCCGACGTGGCGTCGTGCTCCGCTGCAGGTCCTGGCGCGGATGCACGTGTTGGCCGCGGCGGATCTGACCGACGATCCCGACGCGCTCGGCAGGCCACGGGTGGACGGGGGCAGTGAGGTCGCTCAGCGGTTGGAACTGCTCGCGCAATTCGTCACCGGAGCCACCGCCGTGCCGGGCCCGGTGACGACGGCGGTGGTACACGGCGAGCTGCTCACCCTGCGACCGTTCGGTTCGGCGGACGGCGTACTGGCACGGGCGGCGGCCCGGCTGGCGATGATCGCCACCGGACTCGACCCGAAGGCGTTGACCGTGCCCGAGGTGGCCTGTTTCCGTAGGCAGCGGCGGTACGAGGACGCGGCGCGGGCGTTCGCCTCGGGGGAACCCGACGGCGTACGGGAGTGGCTGCTGTTCTGCTGCGAGGCCTTCGAGGCTGGCGCTCGCGAGGCGAAAAGCATCGCCGACGCGGCGACCCCCTGA
- the acs gene encoding acetate--CoA ligase, with protein MTEQSPALDNLLTESRTFPPSEEFAAKANATEQFYADADSDREAFWAKQAERLHWDTKWTQVLDWSNAPFAKWFVGGKLNVAYNCVDRHVENGHGDQVAIHWVGEPGDTRDITYAELRREVCKAANALLSLGVGANDRVAIQLPMIPEAIVSMLACARIGALHSVVFGGFSPAALRSRVDDAEAKVVITSDGQYRRGKAVPMKANVDEALADADTVQKVVVVRRTGEDVPWTEGRDVWWHDLVDSQSDEHAPEAFDSEHPLFILYTSGTTGKPKGILHTSGGYLTQAAYTHHVVFDHKPGEDVYWCTADIGWVTGHSYIVYGPLANRATQVVYEGTPNTPHEGRHWEIIQNYKVTIYYTAPTLIRTFMKWGADIPASYDLSSLRVLGSVGEPINPEAWVWYREHIGGNRCPVVDTWWQTETGAIMISPLPGVTHAKPGSAQRPLPGISAKVVADDGTEVPKNGGGYLVLDKPWPSMLRGIWGDDERYRETYWSRFAEQGYYFAGDGAKYDADGDIWLLGRVDDVMNVSGHRISTTEVESALVSHPTVAEAAVVGATDPTTGQGIVAFVILREGATKDEADGTEIVKALRDHVAKEIGPIAKPRQIMVVPELPKTRSGKIMRRLLRDVAENREIGDVTTLADSSVMDLISKGMKSRSSDE; from the coding sequence ATGACAGAGCAGTCACCGGCACTCGACAACCTGCTGACCGAGAGCCGAACCTTCCCTCCGAGCGAGGAGTTCGCGGCGAAGGCCAACGCCACGGAGCAGTTCTACGCCGATGCCGACAGCGACCGGGAAGCGTTCTGGGCCAAGCAGGCCGAACGCCTGCACTGGGACACCAAGTGGACGCAGGTGTTGGACTGGTCGAACGCACCGTTTGCGAAGTGGTTCGTCGGCGGCAAGCTGAACGTCGCCTACAACTGCGTCGACCGGCACGTCGAGAACGGCCACGGCGACCAGGTGGCCATCCACTGGGTCGGCGAGCCGGGAGACACCCGTGACATCACCTACGCGGAGCTGCGGCGCGAGGTCTGCAAGGCCGCCAACGCCCTCCTCTCGCTCGGTGTCGGCGCGAACGACCGCGTCGCCATCCAGCTTCCGATGATCCCCGAGGCCATCGTGTCGATGCTCGCGTGCGCGCGGATCGGCGCGCTGCACAGCGTGGTGTTCGGCGGGTTCTCCCCCGCCGCACTGCGCTCCCGCGTGGACGACGCCGAGGCCAAGGTCGTGATCACCTCCGACGGCCAGTACCGCCGGGGCAAGGCCGTGCCGATGAAGGCGAACGTCGACGAGGCGTTGGCCGACGCGGACACGGTGCAGAAGGTGGTGGTCGTGCGCCGCACCGGCGAGGACGTGCCGTGGACCGAGGGCCGCGACGTGTGGTGGCACGACCTCGTCGACTCGCAGTCCGACGAGCACGCACCCGAGGCATTCGACTCCGAGCACCCGCTGTTCATTCTGTACACGTCGGGTACAACGGGGAAGCCGAAGGGCATCCTGCACACCTCGGGCGGCTACCTGACCCAGGCCGCCTACACGCACCACGTCGTGTTCGACCACAAGCCCGGCGAGGACGTGTACTGGTGCACCGCCGACATCGGCTGGGTCACCGGGCACTCCTACATCGTGTACGGACCGCTGGCCAACCGCGCCACGCAGGTGGTCTACGAGGGCACTCCCAACACGCCGCACGAGGGTCGGCACTGGGAGATCATCCAGAACTACAAGGTCACGATCTACTACACCGCTCCCACACTCATCCGCACGTTCATGAAGTGGGGAGCCGACATCCCAGCCTCCTACGACCTGTCGTCGCTGCGGGTTCTGGGCTCGGTGGGCGAGCCGATCAACCCCGAGGCATGGGTGTGGTACCGCGAGCACATCGGCGGTAACCGCTGCCCCGTGGTCGACACGTGGTGGCAGACCGAGACGGGCGCGATCATGATCTCGCCGTTGCCGGGCGTCACGCACGCCAAGCCCGGCTCCGCCCAGCGACCCCTGCCGGGTATCTCCGCGAAGGTCGTCGCCGACGACGGCACCGAGGTACCCAAGAACGGCGGTGGCTACCTGGTGCTCGACAAGCCGTGGCCGTCGATGCTGCGCGGCATCTGGGGCGACGACGAGCGCTACCGCGAGACCTACTGGTCGCGGTTCGCCGAGCAGGGCTACTACTTCGCCGGCGACGGCGCGAAGTACGACGCCGACGGCGACATCTGGCTGCTCGGCCGTGTGGACGACGTGATGAACGTGTCGGGCCACCGTATCTCGACCACCGAGGTGGAGTCGGCGCTGGTGTCGCACCCGACCGTGGCCGAGGCCGCGGTGGTCGGCGCCACCGACCCGACCACCGGTCAGGGCATCGTCGCGTTCGTCATCCTCCGCGAGGGCGCGACGAAGGACGAGGCGGACGGAACGGAGATCGTCAAGGCCCTGCGCGACCACGTGGCCAAGGAGATCGGCCCGATCGCCAAACCGAGGCAGATCATGGTCGTGCCGGAACTGCCGAAGACGCGCTCCGGCAAGATCATGCGACGGCTGCTGCGGGACGTCGCCGAGAACCGCGAGATCGGTGACGTCACCACGCTCGCCGACAGCTCGGTGATGGACCTCATCTCGAAGGGCATGAAGTCGCGTTCGAGCGACGAGTGA